From the Acidimicrobiales bacterium genome, the window GCGAAGTGGCTCGACGACGATGGCTTCCCCGCCACCCGCCTGTCGAGCCGTGCCGGCTATCGCGTTCTCGAGGTCCGCCGGGGCGATTCCGACCGCATCGGTGACGACTCCGGCGAGACTGTGTGATGGCGCAACTCGACGGCACCGGCATGAAGCGACTCCACCGCGAGTGGCGCAGGCGCACAGCGGGCCGTCTCGCCCTCATCCTCGACGGCGTACAGAACCCCTTCAATGTCGGGTCGGTGGTGCGCACCGCAGCGGCCGAGCGGGTCGACCACATGTGGATCGCGGGCGGGACGGCACCGAACCACGACAAGGTGCACAAGACCGCCCTCGGTACCCAGCGATATCTGACGTGGACCGAGGTCGCCGACGGCCCGGCCGCGGTGGCCGCCGCGAGAGCCGACGGCTATCGGGTCGTCGCGATCGAACTGACCACCGACGCCACTCCCCTGCCCGACGCCGATCTCGCCGGCGACGTCGCCCTCGTCATCGGTCACGAAGACCGCGGTGTCACCCCGGCCACCCTCGCCGTTTGCGACGAGACGGCGTTCATCCCACAGCTCGGCAAGGTCGGGTCACTCAACGTCGCCGCGGCGACTGCGATCGCGATCTACGAGGCCCGGCGTCGCAGCTGGGCCGGGTAACGGTTCAAGCTGCCAGCGCTTCGCGCCATTCCGCCGCCGAGGCTCCGCTACGGGCACTACCCGACGACAACCGTCGACTCACAGACCTCGATGATCGCGTCGGCCAGACGCTGGTCGGCATCCAGCCCGAGTCGGACCGAACAGGCGACATAGTCCTC encodes:
- a CDS encoding TrmH family RNA methyltransferase, producing MAQLDGTGMKRLHREWRRRTAGRLALILDGVQNPFNVGSVVRTAAAERVDHMWIAGGTAPNHDKVHKTALGTQRYLTWTEVADGPAAVAAARADGYRVVAIELTTDATPLPDADLAGDVALVIGHEDRGVTPATLAVCDETAFIPQLGKVGSLNVAAATAIAIYEARRRSWAG